A window of Solanum stenotomum isolate F172 chromosome 3, ASM1918654v1, whole genome shotgun sequence contains these coding sequences:
- the LOC125860354 gene encoding cytochrome P450 71A4-like yields MEYFLLVPLLAFILFLHWWFFSPSNTQQRLLLPPSPTKLPIIGNLHQLGSLPHRSLHKLSKKYGPVMLLHFGSKPVIVASSVDAARDIMKTHDLVWSGRPKSSMTDGLFYGSKDVAFSPYGEYWRQIRSITVLHLLNNKRVQSYRRVREEEISNMIDKIRQKCDSVIDLRDVLSCMTNNIISRVNIGRTYNEGESGIAVKALLEQLLVLTGTLNIGDYIPWLKWVNKINGLNSRVKKVAKDLDAFLESVIEEGMIRNKKGECNVGEAIDFLGVLLEIQNGKETGYTLQRDSLKAILLDAFVAGTESTYTALEWTMTELLRHPRVLKKLEDEVRELGQGKTEITEDDLGNMHYLKAVIKESLRLHPPNPLLVPRESMEDVKLLDYHIPAKTEVLINAWAIGRDPLLWDDPEEYRPERFLNSDIDFKGLNFELIPFGAGRRGCPGITFAIIINELALARIVHKFNLALPKEEDLDMTECHGLAVRRKLPLLAVATSWSS; encoded by the exons atggaGTATTTTCTTCTTGTTCCTCTGCTTGCCTTCATTTTGTTTCTTCATTGGTGGTTCTTTAGTCCTTCAAACACACAACAGAGGTTATTGCTGCCACCATCTCCAACAAAGCTTCCAATCATAGGAAATCTCCATCAACTTGGATCACTTCCTCACCGTTCTCTCCATAAACTATCCAAAAAATATGGTCCAGTCATGCTACTTCACTTCGGCAGTAAGCCAGTGATTGTTGCTTCCTCTGTCGATGCTGCTCGGGATATCATGAAAACTCACGATCTTGTTTGGTCAGGTAGACCTAAATCTAGCATGACTGATGGACTCTTTTATGGATCTAAAGACGTGGCCTTTAGTCCATATGGTGAATACTGGAGACAAATTAGAAGCATAACGGTGCTTCACCTTCTCAACAACAAAAGAGTCCAATCTTATCGTCGTGtgagagaagaagaaatatCAAACATGATTGATAAAATTAGGCAAAAATGTGATTCAGTGATAGACTTGAGAGATGTTTTAAGTTGTATGACTAATAACATAATCAGCAGAGTGAACATAGGAAGGACATATAATGAAGGGGAAAGTGGAATAGCTGTTAAGGCTCTCCTAGAACAACTTCTTGTACTTACAGGTACTTTAAACATTGGGGATTATATTCCATGGCTTAAATGGGTCAATAAAATCAATGGTCTGAATAGCAGAGTGAAGAAAGTAGCTAAAGATTTGGATGCATTTCTAGAGAGTGTCATTGAAGAAGGCATGATTAGGAACAAGAAAGGAGAATGCAATGTGGGTGAAGCTATAGATTTCTTGGGCGTTTTGCTGGAAATTCAGAATGGAAAGGAGACTGGTTATACTCTTCAGAGAGATTCATTGAAAGCTATCCTTTTG GATGCGTTTGTTGCTGGCACAGAATCAACGTATACAGCTTTAGAGTGGACAATGACAGAGCTTTTAAGGCATCCAAGAGTTCTGAAAAAGTTAGAGGATGAAGTGCGAGAATTAGGCCAAGGGAAAACAGAGATAACAGAGGATGACTTAGGAAATATGCACTATCTCAAAGCAGTGATCAAAGAGTCCCTCAGGCTTCATCCTCCGAATCCACTTCTTGTTCCTCGTGAATCAATGGAAGACGTAAAATTACTAGACTATCACATACCTGCTAAAACTGAAGTCCTTATTAATGCTTGGGCAATCGGCAGAGACCCATTATTGTGGGACGATCCAGAGGAGTACCGACCAGAGAGGTTCTTGAATAGTGATATTGATTTCAAAGGACTAAACTTTGAGTTGATTCCATTTGGAGCTGGCAGGAGGGGTTGCCCAGGAATTACTTTTGCTATTATCATAAATGAGCTAGCATTAGCAAGGATTGTGCACAAGTTCAATTTAGCATTACCAAAAGAAGAAGATTTGGACATGACTGAATGCCATGGGCTCGCTGTTCGTAGGAAATTACCTTTACTAGCGGTGGCTACTTCATGGTCTAGCTAG